Proteins encoded by one window of Polycladomyces subterraneus:
- a CDS encoding C40 family peptidase, which translates to MRFQQALKKSFLSVTVSLMTVMALPAGIGHAAPQQTAVTPSNLNAYSVVQQIFHQYGIDGTFIQNNTQKQTVADRQTNQQSQVVSRNNKPSQPANPTNSTASLADRIIQTGEKYLGTPYKYGAPSGQTRYFDCSLFVQTVFKENGINLPRSSREQALVGTYVPRDQLQKGDLVFFTAGRSDGKIGHVGIYAGNNKILHTYGPGGVRYDSMSTPWLDKTYVTARRVIR; encoded by the coding sequence ATGCGTTTTCAACAAGCGTTGAAAAAGTCGTTTCTGTCGGTGACGGTATCGTTGATGACGGTGATGGCACTGCCCGCAGGGATCGGTCATGCCGCACCGCAACAAACTGCGGTAACGCCGTCCAACTTAAATGCATACAGTGTGGTCCAACAAATATTCCATCAATATGGAATAGATGGAACATTTATTCAAAATAATACTCAGAAACAAACGGTTGCCGATCGGCAAACGAATCAGCAATCTCAAGTCGTTTCGCGAAACAACAAACCGTCTCAACCAGCGAATCCAACCAACTCGACTGCTTCCTTGGCTGACCGGATTATTCAAACCGGGGAAAAATACCTGGGGACTCCCTACAAATATGGAGCGCCGTCCGGCCAGACAAGATACTTTGACTGCTCGTTGTTTGTACAAACGGTTTTCAAAGAGAACGGCATCAATCTTCCCCGTTCTTCCCGTGAACAAGCGCTGGTGGGTACGTATGTGCCGCGGGACCAACTGCAAAAAGGCGATCTCGTTTTCTTCACGGCTGGTCGTTCGGACGGAAAGATCGGTCACGTGGGGATCTACGCTGGCAATAATAAAATTTTGCACACCTATGGTCCGGGCGGAGTACGTTACGATAGCATGAGCACTCCCTGGTTGGACAAGACGTACGTCACGGCCCGTCGCGTGATCCGATAA
- a CDS encoding YheC/YheD family protein produces MALANAGWFAWQNATTPVAFIPHPRYSPKPLPEQLSVILGIRWKAKIPVVQKRTSSSNTRYTPAWILPTSDDDEYRAGPFVAILTSDGNRDFRGNKRNFIDIIRMGRKLGVTVFVVTPRGINPYTSSVRGYLLDDHGEKIRWIPATMPMPNIVYNRIPNRLSEKRHEEQDAIQFFLDTPGIQLFNPSFFDKWTLYEYLMNSDETQPFLPETVQWNNGTECRQLFQRHPILFLKPVDGKAGLDMIRIIRKPNGYEVIHQTRNGKKRYHTTQLKSLWQFLETLTYHRKYILQQGIPLATYRNRPFDLRLLLQKDGTGCWQVTGLGIRVAGQDAISTHVPMGGSIAPAPEVLRDVFRNRQSEIQEAIEQTALKIARHIETEKQCNLGEMSMDLGIEQDGRLWFFEANAKPMKFDEPDIRHLSLARLIHYCLYLSGFKQSKEA; encoded by the coding sequence ATGCGACCACCCCCGTCGCGTTCATCCCTCATCCGCGGTACTCGCCGAAACCGTTGCCCGAACAATTATCGGTTATTTTGGGAATACGCTGGAAAGCCAAAATTCCCGTCGTACAGAAAAGAACCAGCAGCAGCAACACCCGATACACTCCCGCCTGGATATTACCCACCAGTGATGATGATGAATACAGAGCCGGACCGTTCGTCGCTATCCTCACCTCCGACGGAAATCGCGACTTTCGAGGAAATAAGCGCAATTTTATCGACATTATTCGGATGGGTCGCAAACTCGGGGTGACCGTTTTCGTCGTCACCCCCCGCGGCATCAATCCCTACACTTCCTCCGTTCGAGGTTACCTGCTGGACGATCACGGGGAGAAAATACGCTGGATTCCGGCTACCATGCCCATGCCCAACATCGTATATAACCGCATCCCCAACCGCCTTTCGGAAAAACGACATGAAGAGCAAGACGCGATCCAATTCTTCCTGGATACGCCTGGGATTCAGCTGTTTAACCCCAGTTTCTTCGATAAATGGACGTTGTACGAATATCTGATGAACTCCGATGAGACTCAACCCTTTCTGCCTGAAACGGTTCAATGGAACAACGGAACCGAATGCCGTCAATTATTTCAGCGCCATCCCATTTTGTTTTTGAAACCGGTCGACGGGAAGGCAGGGCTGGATATGATCCGCATCATTCGCAAGCCGAACGGGTATGAAGTCATCCATCAAACGCGAAATGGCAAAAAACGATACCATACGACTCAGTTAAAGTCGTTGTGGCAATTTTTGGAGACCCTGACGTATCACCGAAAATACATTCTACAACAGGGCATTCCCCTGGCTACCTACCGCAACCGCCCATTTGATCTGCGACTGTTGTTGCAAAAAGATGGAACGGGATGTTGGCAAGTCACCGGCCTGGGGATTCGCGTTGCAGGACAGGACGCTATTTCCACGCATGTTCCCATGGGTGGATCCATCGCACCCGCCCCCGAAGTATTGCGGGACGTATTTCGGAACCGCCAATCCGAGATCCAAGAGGCGATTGAGCAGACGGCACTCAAGATCGCCCGCCACATCGAGACGGAAAAACAATGCAACCTGGGGGAAATGTCGATGGATTTGGGCATCGAACAAGACGGGCGATTATGGTTCTTCGAAGCCAATGCCAAACCAATGAAATTCGATGAACCGGACATTCGGCACCTGTCCTTGGCTCGATTGATCCATTATTGCCTCTATCTCAGTGGATTCAAGCAAAGCAAGGAGGCATAA
- a CDS encoding GNAT family N-acetyltransferase yields the protein MHVQMLTPKQLSQHHLKILSFFRKYGEKRITHKALRWLQQLSNEQHPEGTLASIAFEKKQIVGIIVFGRYGLDESMIAVHPAFRKNGIGEALLRHAMDELGKVYTRVACDNIPSLKLCFSSGLVAFRLFRGPTGKPTLWLAGGNWNPSEVTS from the coding sequence ATGCATGTACAAATGCTCACTCCCAAGCAATTATCTCAACACCACCTCAAAATCCTCTCATTTTTCCGGAAATATGGGGAAAAACGAATCACGCACAAAGCGCTTCGATGGCTTCAACAACTATCGAACGAACAACATCCGGAAGGCACGCTAGCCTCCATCGCCTTTGAAAAAAAACAGATCGTCGGCATCATCGTCTTTGGACGCTACGGATTGGACGAATCGATGATCGCCGTACATCCTGCCTTTCGAAAAAATGGGATTGGGGAAGCCTTGCTCAGGCATGCAATGGACGAACTGGGAAAAGTCTATACCCGCGTTGCCTGCGATAACATCCCTAGCCTTAAATTGTGCTTCTCCTCCGGTTTGGTGGCGTTTCGTCTGTTTCGCGGTCCCACGGGCAAGCCGACCTTATGGCTGGCTGGCGGCAATTGGAACCCCTCGGAAGTGACGAGCTGA